The Wolbachia endosymbiont of Oedothorax gibbosus region TAATTCTAACTTGCATTGATTATATAGTTCTTCTCCTATTGCTTTACTTTTTCCTGCCATAAACTACATATTTATTCTTTCTAGCCTCAATTATTTGTAGTTTTTACTATTTGTCTATCTATTAGTGGAGATTGGTATTACATGAATTTACCATAAATCACCATCTCATAAAGTGTGATGCAACAAAGCCATCCCAGTGTCAGCTACTTGGATGACAGAGGGGGGGTGGGATGACAGAAGATGATGGAGTGACAGGGAGTGATACAAAAAATTTCGTCATCCCCATTGAATCGGCTTTAAAATCGATGTTCAAAGTTGAAATTTCCCCAGAAGATGCGGGGAAAATCAGAAAAGGTCAGGAAGTTGTATTAAATAACTTGCGTAATTTAAAGAATTATGATATTTGTTGTACGATAGTGGGTAGTGTACCTATTGCAATCTGCAGTTTTATTTATGGTTGTGTGAAACCTATTCGTGTTTTTAATATTTAAAATGAGGTTTAGATGTCGATAACATCCGAAAAGAAAAAGAGTTTGATAAATATATATGCAATCAAAGAAGATGATACAGGTTCATCTTTTGTACAATGTGCAATTTTGACCGAGAGGATCAGTAACTTAACTGAGCATTTTAAAGTGCACAAGCATGACCATCACTCTAAGCGTGGTTTACTTATATTGATAGGTAGAAGACGCAAGCACTTAAATTATATAAAGCGTAAATTTGGTAATGAAGCCTATCAGGAATTAATAGAAAAGTTAGGCATTAGAAAATAATCGAGGAATTTAGTATGTTTAAAATTATAAAAAAATCTATAGAGTGGGGTGGTCGTGCCTTATCTTTAGAAACAGGAAAAATAGCACGCCAAGCTCATGGTTCAGTAGTTGTAAATTACGGTGATACTTCTGTTTTAGTAACTGTTGTAAGTAAAAAGAAGGAAGAAAATGTTGATTTCCTACCTTTAAATGTACAGTTTATCGCAAAAAGCTATGCCATGGGTAAGATCCCTGGCGGCTTTTTTAAAAGAGAAGGCAAGCCATCTGATAGAGAAACTTTAATCTCAAGAGTAATAGATAGAAGTATAAGACCACTATTTCCAGAAGGATTTAATGATGAAATTAGTGTGGTATGCAATCTATTAACTTATGATACAGTCAATCCTCCTGAAGTGCCAGCATTGATTGGTACTGTTGCAGCTCTTGCAATTTCTGGTGTTCCTTTTCACTTTACTATAGCTGGAGTGATGGTTGGTTGTGATGAAAATAATAACTATATACTCAACCCTTCTGTTCAAGAGATGAAAGCAAGCAGCTTGGATCTGTTTTTGTCTGGTGATGAAAATTCGATTTTAATGGTTGAGTCAGAAGTGAAAGAGCTCTCTGAAGAAAATGTTTTTAATGCAATAAAATTTGGCCATGAACACCTTAAGCCTGTCATTAAGCTCATAAAAGAGTTTGCTGATACAATTGGCAATAAACCTGAGAGCTTTGCTCCTATCGACGTATTAGATATAATGCAAGATCTTGAAAAGCACAGTAAAGATTTTGAAAAAGCATATTCGCAAACAGTAAAACAAGAGCGAGTTCAAGCTCTAGAAGCAATCAGAGAGAATATATTAAATACTCTTAAAGAAACTGGAAAAGACGAAAAGTTAATTGCGTATGCGGTAAAAAACTTTGAAAGATCTTTAGTACGTGAAATAATTAGGAAGAAAAGTGTAAGGATAGACGGTCGTAAGCATGATGAGATACGCCAGATAGAAGTTGAAGTTGATATTCTGTCCAGAACTCATGGTTCTGCACTGTTTACAAGAGGCAACACTCAGGCACTGGTTGTTACTGCTCTTGGCACTACTCAAGATGAGCAAATTGTGGATGATATTGAAGGGGATAGACGTGAGCATTTCATGTTGCATTATAATTTCCCTCCATTTGCTGTTGGAGAGGCTTCTGCTATACGTGCACCAGGAAGGAGAGAAATCGGTCATGGCAAACTTGCTTGGAAAGCAATTCATCCTGTTTTACCCGATAAGTCTGAATTTCCTTATACAATAAGAGTAGTGTCCGAAATTTTGGAATCTGATGGTTCTTCTTCTATGGCAACAGTTTGTGGGACTTCTCTTGCTTTAATGGATACTGGTGTACCAATAAAGGCCCCTGTTGCTGGAATTGCTATGGGCCTTATTAAAGATAAAGACGAGTATGTAATACTTTCCGATATATTGGGTGATGAAGATTATCTTGGTGATATGGACTTTAAAGTAGCAGGAACTAGTGAAGGGATTACGGCACTACAAATGGACATGAAAATTTCTGGTATAAGCTTTGAAATTGTTGAAAAATCTTTAGAACAGGCAAAAGCTGGAAGATTACATATTTTAGAAAAAATGAATGCAGTGATTTCAGAACACAGTAATGATGTCAAAGATCATGCACCAAGAATGTTATCATTTTACATAGATAAAGACAAAATTTCTGCTGCTATTGGTGCTAAAGGAAAAAATATACGCAGTGTGTGTGAAAGAAGTAATGCAAAAATTGAAATAGGAGATGATGGTAAAGTTTCTGTTTTTGCCACAAGTGGCACTGAAGCTGAAATTGCAAAGAGTATGATGATTGATTCAATAACAGAACTAGAACAAGGTTCTATAGTTGATGTCAAGGTTGTAAGAATAGAGAAGTCTATTGTAGAGCTTGAATTTCTTAATGGCAGAAA contains the following coding sequences:
- the pnp gene encoding polyribonucleotide nucleotidyltransferase, which translates into the protein MFKIIKKSIEWGGRALSLETGKIARQAHGSVVVNYGDTSVLVTVVSKKKEENVDFLPLNVQFIAKSYAMGKIPGGFFKREGKPSDRETLISRVIDRSIRPLFPEGFNDEISVVCNLLTYDTVNPPEVPALIGTVAALAISGVPFHFTIAGVMVGCDENNNYILNPSVQEMKASSLDLFLSGDENSILMVESEVKELSEENVFNAIKFGHEHLKPVIKLIKEFADTIGNKPESFAPIDVLDIMQDLEKHSKDFEKAYSQTVKQERVQALEAIRENILNTLKETGKDEKLIAYAVKNFERSLVREIIRKKSVRIDGRKHDEIRQIEVEVDILSRTHGSALFTRGNTQALVVTALGTTQDEQIVDDIEGDRREHFMLHYNFPPFAVGEASAIRAPGRREIGHGKLAWKAIHPVLPDKSEFPYTIRVVSEILESDGSSSMATVCGTSLALMDTGVPIKAPVAGIAMGLIKDKDEYVILSDILGDEDYLGDMDFKVAGTSEGITALQMDMKISGISFEIVEKSLEQAKAGRLHILEKMNAVISEHSNDVKDHAPRMLSFYIDKDKISAAIGAKGKNIRSVCERSNAKIEIGDDGKVSVFATSGTEAEIAKSMMIDSITELEQGSIVDVKVVRIEKSIVELEFLNGRKGKMHISEVANEHIDSIESILKQDDTFKALVIDFEKGGCPKLSRRRVDQETGEFFEGELYNEERKDSPNDRDNYYNNSFNRKPGGNHHKRPSRPRSGFSNRNRPKFGNNDSSSGFY
- the rpsO gene encoding 30S ribosomal protein S15, producing the protein MSITSEKKKSLINIYAIKEDDTGSSFVQCAILTERISNLTEHFKVHKHDHHSKRGLLILIGRRRKHLNYIKRKFGNEAYQELIEKLGIRK